One region of Mus musculus strain C57BL/6J chromosome 15, GRCm38.p6 C57BL/6J genomic DNA includes:
- the Cpsf1 gene encoding cleavage and polyadenylation specificity factor subunit 1 isoform X1, producing the protein MLIYGTRLVVLPFRRESLAEEHEGLMGEGQRSSFLPSYIIDVRALDEKLLNIIDLQFLHGYYEPTLLILFEPNQTWPGRVAVRQDTCSIVAISLNITQKVHPVIWSLTSLPFDCTQALAVPKPIGGVVIFAVNSLLYLNQSVPPYGVALNSLTTGTTAFPLRTQEGVRITLDCAQAAFISYDKMVISLKGGEIYVLTLITDGMRSVRAFHFDKAAASVLTTSMVTMEPGYLFLGSRLGNSLLLKYTEKLQEPPASSVREAADKEEPPSKKKRVEPAVGWTGGKTVPQDEVDEIEVYGSEAQSGTQLATYSFEVCDSMLNIGPCANAAVGEPAFLSEEFQNSPEPDLEIVVCSGYGKNGALSVLQKSIRPQVVTTFELPGCYDMWTVIAPVRKEEEETPKAESTEQEPSAPKAEEDGRRHGFLILSREDSTMILQTGQEIMELDTSGFATQGPTVFAGNIGDNRYIVQVSPLGIRLLEGVNQLHFIPVDLGAPIVQCAVADPYVVIMSAEGHVTMFLLKSDSYGGRHHRLALHKPPLHHQSKVIALCLYRDVSGMFTTESRLGGARDELGGRSGSEAEGLGSETSPTVDDEEEMLYGDSSALFSPSKEEARRSSQPPADRDPAPFKADPTHWCLLVRENGTMEIYQLPDWRLVFLVKNFPVGQRVLVDSSFGQPTTQGEVRKEEATRQGELPLVKEVLLVALGSRQSRPYLLVHVDQELLIYEAFPHDSQLGQGNLKVRFKKVPHNINFREKKPKPSKKKAEGCSTEEGSGGRGRVARFRYFEDIYGYSGVFICGPSPHWLLVTGRGALRLHPMGIDGPIDSFAPFHNVNCPRGFLYFNRQGELRISVLPAYLSYDAPWPVRKIPLRCTAHYVAYHVESKVYAVATSTNTPCTRIPRMTGEEKEFEAIERDDRYIHPQQEAFSIQLISPVSWEAIPNARIELEEWEHVTCMKTVSLRSEETVSGLKGYVAAGTCLMQGEEVTCRGRILIMDVIEVVPEPGQPLTKNKFKVLYEKEQKGPVTALCHCNGHLVSAIGQKIFLWSLRASELTGMAFIDTQLYIHQMISVKNFILAADVMKSISLLRYQEESKTLSLVSRDAKPLEVYSVDFMVDNAQLGFLVSDRDRNLMVYMYLPEAKESFGGMRLLRRADFHVGAHVNTFWRTPCRGAAEGPSKKSVVWENKHITWFATLDGGIGLLLPMQEKTYRRLLMLQNALTTMLPHHAGLNPRAFRMLHVDRRILQNAVRNVLDGELLNRYLYLSTMERSELAKKIGTTPDITGSRLTSNSRMLLWCCTLPSTHFV; encoded by the exons GCAGAGGTCTAGCTTCTTGCCCAGCTACATCATTGATGTACGGGCTCTGGATGAGAAACTACTCAACATCATTGACCTGCAGTTCCTGCATGGCTACTATGAGCCCACCCTGCTTATCCTGTTTGAGCCCAACCAGACTTGGCCAGG GCGGGTGGCTGTGAGGCAGGACACGTGCTCCATTGTGGCTATCTCGCTGAACATCACACAGAAAGTCCATCCAGTCATCTGGTCCCTCACCAGCTTGCCTTTTGACTGTACCCAGGCCCTGGCTGTGCCCAAGCCCATAG GTGGGGTAGTGATCTTCGCTGTCAACTCACTGTTGTACCTGAACCAGAGTGTTCCCCCATATGGTGTGGCTCTCAATAGTCTCACCACAGGCACCACCGCTTTCCCATTGC GTACCCAAGAGGGTGTACGGATCACCCTAGACTGCGCACAGGCGGCCTTCATCTCTTATGACAAGATGGTCATCTCCCTCAAGGGTGGTGAGAT TTATGTGCTGACCCTCATCACTGACGGCATGCGAAGTGTCCGAGCGTTTCACTTTGACAAGGCAGCTGCTAGTGTCCTTACCACCAGT ATGGTCACAATGGAGCCCGGATACCTGTTCCTAGGCTCTCGCCTGGGCAATTCCCTCCTCCTCAAGTACACGGAGAAGCTGCAGGAGCCCCCAGCCAGCTCCGTCCGTGAGGCTGCTGACAAG GAAGAGCCACCCTCAAAGAAGAAGCGAGTGGAGCCTGCAGTGGGCTGGACAG GAGGCAAGACGGTGCCACAGGACGAGGTGGATGAAATTGAAGTTTATGGCAGTGAGGCCCAGTCAGGCACACAGCTGGCTACTTACTCTTTTGAG GTATGTGACAGCATGCTCAACATTGGACCCTGTGCCAACGCTGCTGTGGGCGAGCCTGCCTTCCTCTCTGAAGAG TTCCAGAATAGCCCTGAGCCAGACCTGGAGATTGTGGTTTGTTCCGGCTACGGGAAGAATGGGGCCCTGTCAGTGTTGCAG AAGAGTATCCGGCCCCAGGTGGTGACAACCTTTGAACTTCCTGGCTGCTATGATATGTGGACAGTCATTGCTCCTGTGCGGAAAGAGGAG GAAGAAACCCCCAAAGCAGAGAGCACAGAGCAGGAGCCCAGTGCCCCGAAAGCAGAGGAGGATGGGCGAAGACATGGCTTCCTTATTCTTAGCCGGGAAGACTCAACCATG ATCCTACAGACTGGCCAGGAGATCATGGAGCTGGACACCAGTGGTTTTGCCACTCAGGGTCCTACTGTCTTTGCTGGAAACATTGGGGACAATCGTTACATTGTTCAAGTCTCGCCACTGGGCATTCGCCTGTTGGAAGGCG TGAATCAATTGCACTTCATCCCTGTGGACCTGGGCGCCCCCATCGTGCAGTGTGCCGTGGCTGATCCCTATGTGGTTATCATGAGTGCTGAGGGACACGTTACCATGTTCCTACTCAAGAGCGATTCCTATGGTGGCCGTCATCACCGCCTGGCACTACACAAGCCTCCACTGCATCAT CAGTCCAAGGTGATTGCTCTCTGCCTGTACCGCGATGTCAGTGGCATGTTCACCACTGAGAGCCGCCTGGGTGGGGCCCGTGATGAACTGGGTGGCCGAAGTGGCTCCGAGGCAGAAGGCCTGGGCTCAGAAACGAG CCCCACAGTGGATGATGAGGAAGAGATGCTCTATGGGGACTCCAGTGCCCTCTTCAGTCCCAGCAAAGAGGAGGCCCGTAGGAGCAGCCAGCCACCGGCTGATCGTGACCCTGCACCCTTCAAGGCAGACCCCACTCACTGGTGCCTGCTGGTGCGGGAGAATGGCACCATGGAG ATCTACCAGCTCCCAGACTGGCGGCTGGTATTCCTAGTTAAGAACTTCCCCGTGGGGCAGCGGGTTCTGGTGGACAGTTCATTTGGACAGCCCACTACACAAGGTGAAGTCCGAAAGGAAGAAGCCACACGCCAGGGGGAGCTGCCTTTGGTTAAGGAGGTGTTGTTGGTTGCTCTGGGAAGCCGGCAGAGCAGGCCCTACCTGCTG GTACACGTGGACCAGGAGTTGCTTATCTATGAAGCCTTTCCCCATGACTCTCAGCTTGGCCAGGGAAATCTTAAAGTCCGTTTCAAAAAG GTCCCTCACAATATCAACTTCCGTGAAAAGAAGCCAAAGCCGTCCAAGAAGAAGGCCGAAGGTTGCAGCACTGAGGAGGGATCTGGAGGCCGGGGCCGTGTGGCACGTTTCCGCTACTTTGAGGATATTTATGGCTATTCGGGG GTTTTCATCTGTGGACCCTCACCTCACTGGCTCCTGGTGACTGGCCGCGGAGCTCTGCGTCTGCACCCCATGGGCATTGATGGCCCCATTGACTCCTTTGCTCCTTTCCACAATGTGAACTGCCCCCGTGGTTTCCTGTACTTCAACAGACAG GGGGAGCTGAGGATCAGCgtcctgcctgcctacctgtccTACGATGCCCCATGGCCTGTCAGGAAGATCCCACTCCGATGCACAGCCCACTATGTGGCCTACCATGTGGAATCCAAG GTCTATGCTGTGGCCACTAGTACCAACACACCTTGCACTAGGATCCCACGCATGACTGGCGAGGAAAAAGAATTCGAGGCCATTGAGAGAG ACGACAGATACATCCACCCCCAGCAAGAAGCCTTCTCCATCCAGCTCATCTCCCCGGTCAGCTGGGAGGCCATTCCCAATGCCAG GATCGAGCTAGAGGAATGGGAGCATGTCACGTGCATGAAGACAGTGTCACTGCGCAGTGAGGAGACCGTGTCAGGCCTAAAGGgctatgtggctgctgggacctGCCTCATGCAGGGGGAGGAGGTCACGTGCCGTGGGCGG ATCCTGATCATGGATGTGATTGAAGTGGTGCCTGAGCCTGGGCAGCCCCTGACCAAGAACAAATTCAAGGTCCTGTATGAGAAGGAGCAGAAAGGGCCCGTGACTGCGCTGTGCCACTGCAATGGCCACCTGGTGTCGGCCATTGGCCAAAAA ATCTTCCTGTGGAGCCTGCGGGCTAGCGAGCTGACCGGCATGGCCTTCATCGACACCCAGCTGTACATCCACCAGATGATCAGTGTCAAGAACTTCATCCTGGCAGCAGACGTCATGAAGAGCATCTCACTGCTGCGTTACCAAGAGGAGAGCAAGACGCTGAGCCTGGTGTCCCGG GATGCCAAGCCTTTGGAGGTATACAGCGTGGACTTCATGGTGGACAATGCCCAACTGGGCTTCTTGG TGTCTGACCGAGACCGCAATCTTATGGTGTATATGTATCTGCCAGAAG CCAAAGAGAGTTTTGGGGGCATGCGCCTGCTACGCAGAGCGGATTTCCATGTGGGTGCCCACGTGAATACGTTCTGGAGGACCCCGTGCCGAGGTGCTGCCGAGGGCCCCAGCAAGAAGTCAGTCGTGTGGGAAAACAAGCATATCACATGGTTTG CAACCCTTGACGGTGGCATTGGGCTCCTGCTGCCCATGCAAGAAAAGACATACCGACGCTTGCTGATGCTGCAGAATGCACTGACGACCATGCTACCCCACCACGCTGGCCTCAACCCCCGCGCCTTCCG AATGTTGCACGTAGACCGGCGCATCTTGCAGAATGCTGTGCGCAACGTCCTTGATGGGG
- the Cpsf1 gene encoding cleavage and polyadenylation specificity factor subunit 1 isoform 3 (isoform 3 is encoded by transcript variant 3): MLIYGTRLVVLPFRRESLAEEHEGLMGEGQRSSFLPSYIIDVRALDEKLLNIIDLQFLHGYYEPTLLILFEPNQTWPGRVAVRQDTCSIVAISLNITQKVHPVIWSLTSLPFDCTQALAVPKPIGGVVIFAVNSLLYLNQSVPPYGVALNSLTTGTTAFPLRTQEGVRITLDCAQAAFISYDKMVISLKGGEIYVLTLITDGMRSVRAFHFDKAAASVLTTSMVTMEPGYLFLGSRLGNSLLLKYTEKLQEPPASSVREAADKEEPPSKKKRVEPAVGWTGGKTVPQDEVDEIEVYGSEAQSGTQLATYSFEVCDSMLNIGPCANAAVGEPAFLSEEFQNSPEPDLEIVVCSGYGKNGALSVLQKSIRPQVVTTFELPGCYDMWTVIAPVRKEEEETPKAESTEQEPSAPKAEEDGRRHGFLILSREDSTMILQTGQEIMELDTSGFATQGPTVFAGNIGDNRYIVQVSPLGIRLLEGVNQLHFIPVDLGAPIVQCAVADPYVVIMSAEGHVTMFLLKSDSYGGRHHRLALHKPPLHHQSKVIALCLYRDVSGMFTTESRLGGARDELGGRSGSEAEGLGSETSPTVDDEEEMLYGDSSALFSPSKEEARRSSQPPADRDPAPFKADPTHWCLLVRENGTMEIYQLPDWRLVFLVKNFPVGQRVLVDSSFGQPTTQGEVRKEEATRQGELPLVKEVLLVALGSRQSRPYLLVHVDQELLIYEAFPHDSQLGQGNLKVRFKKVPHNINFREKKPKPSKKKAEGCSTEEGSGGRGRVARFRYFEDIYGYSGVFICGPSPHWLLVTGRGALRLHPMGIDGPIDSFAPFHNVNCPRGFLYFNRQGELRISVLPAYLSYDAPWPVRKIPLRCTAHYVAYHVESKVYAVATSTNTPCTRIPRMTGEEKEFEAIERDDRYIHPQQEAFSIQLISPVSWEAIPNARIELEEWEHVTCMKTVSLRSEETVSGLKGYVAAGTCLMQGEEVTCRGRILIMDVIEVVPEPGQPLTKNKFKVLYEKEQKGPVTALCHCNGHLVSAIGQKIFLWSLRASELTGMAFIDTQLYIHQMISVKNFILAADVMKSISLLRYQEESKTLSLVSRDAKPLEVYSVDFMVDNAQLGFLVSDRDRNLMVYMYLPEAKESFGGMRLLRRADFHVGAHVNTFWRTPCRGAAEGPSKKSVVWENKHITWFATLDGGIGLLLPMQEKTYRRLLMLQNALTTMLPHHAGLNPRAFRMLHVDRRILQNAVRNVLDGELLNRYLYLSTMERSELAKKIGTTPDIILDDLLETDRVTAHF; the protein is encoded by the exons GCAGAGGTCTAGCTTCTTGCCCAGCTACATCATTGATGTACGGGCTCTGGATGAGAAACTACTCAACATCATTGACCTGCAGTTCCTGCATGGCTACTATGAGCCCACCCTGCTTATCCTGTTTGAGCCCAACCAGACTTGGCCAGG GCGGGTGGCTGTGAGGCAGGACACGTGCTCCATTGTGGCTATCTCGCTGAACATCACACAGAAAGTCCATCCAGTCATCTGGTCCCTCACCAGCTTGCCTTTTGACTGTACCCAGGCCCTGGCTGTGCCCAAGCCCATAG GTGGGGTAGTGATCTTCGCTGTCAACTCACTGTTGTACCTGAACCAGAGTGTTCCCCCATATGGTGTGGCTCTCAATAGTCTCACCACAGGCACCACCGCTTTCCCATTGC GTACCCAAGAGGGTGTACGGATCACCCTAGACTGCGCACAGGCGGCCTTCATCTCTTATGACAAGATGGTCATCTCCCTCAAGGGTGGTGAGAT TTATGTGCTGACCCTCATCACTGACGGCATGCGAAGTGTCCGAGCGTTTCACTTTGACAAGGCAGCTGCTAGTGTCCTTACCACCAGT ATGGTCACAATGGAGCCCGGATACCTGTTCCTAGGCTCTCGCCTGGGCAATTCCCTCCTCCTCAAGTACACGGAGAAGCTGCAGGAGCCCCCAGCCAGCTCCGTCCGTGAGGCTGCTGACAAG GAAGAGCCACCCTCAAAGAAGAAGCGAGTGGAGCCTGCAGTGGGCTGGACAG GAGGCAAGACGGTGCCACAGGACGAGGTGGATGAAATTGAAGTTTATGGCAGTGAGGCCCAGTCAGGCACACAGCTGGCTACTTACTCTTTTGAG GTATGTGACAGCATGCTCAACATTGGACCCTGTGCCAACGCTGCTGTGGGCGAGCCTGCCTTCCTCTCTGAAGAG TTCCAGAATAGCCCTGAGCCAGACCTGGAGATTGTGGTTTGTTCCGGCTACGGGAAGAATGGGGCCCTGTCAGTGTTGCAG AAGAGTATCCGGCCCCAGGTGGTGACAACCTTTGAACTTCCTGGCTGCTATGATATGTGGACAGTCATTGCTCCTGTGCGGAAAGAGGAG GAAGAAACCCCCAAAGCAGAGAGCACAGAGCAGGAGCCCAGTGCCCCGAAAGCAGAGGAGGATGGGCGAAGACATGGCTTCCTTATTCTTAGCCGGGAAGACTCAACCATG ATCCTACAGACTGGCCAGGAGATCATGGAGCTGGACACCAGTGGTTTTGCCACTCAGGGTCCTACTGTCTTTGCTGGAAACATTGGGGACAATCGTTACATTGTTCAAGTCTCGCCACTGGGCATTCGCCTGTTGGAAGGCG TGAATCAATTGCACTTCATCCCTGTGGACCTGGGCGCCCCCATCGTGCAGTGTGCCGTGGCTGATCCCTATGTGGTTATCATGAGTGCTGAGGGACACGTTACCATGTTCCTACTCAAGAGCGATTCCTATGGTGGCCGTCATCACCGCCTGGCACTACACAAGCCTCCACTGCATCAT CAGTCCAAGGTGATTGCTCTCTGCCTGTACCGCGATGTCAGTGGCATGTTCACCACTGAGAGCCGCCTGGGTGGGGCCCGTGATGAACTGGGTGGCCGAAGTGGCTCCGAGGCAGAAGGCCTGGGCTCAGAAACGAG CCCCACAGTGGATGATGAGGAAGAGATGCTCTATGGGGACTCCAGTGCCCTCTTCAGTCCCAGCAAAGAGGAGGCCCGTAGGAGCAGCCAGCCACCGGCTGATCGTGACCCTGCACCCTTCAAGGCAGACCCCACTCACTGGTGCCTGCTGGTGCGGGAGAATGGCACCATGGAG ATCTACCAGCTCCCAGACTGGCGGCTGGTATTCCTAGTTAAGAACTTCCCCGTGGGGCAGCGGGTTCTGGTGGACAGTTCATTTGGACAGCCCACTACACAAGGTGAAGTCCGAAAGGAAGAAGCCACACGCCAGGGGGAGCTGCCTTTGGTTAAGGAGGTGTTGTTGGTTGCTCTGGGAAGCCGGCAGAGCAGGCCCTACCTGCTG GTACACGTGGACCAGGAGTTGCTTATCTATGAAGCCTTTCCCCATGACTCTCAGCTTGGCCAGGGAAATCTTAAAGTCCGTTTCAAAAAG GTCCCTCACAATATCAACTTCCGTGAAAAGAAGCCAAAGCCGTCCAAGAAGAAGGCCGAAGGTTGCAGCACTGAGGAGGGATCTGGAGGCCGGGGCCGTGTGGCACGTTTCCGCTACTTTGAGGATATTTATGGCTATTCGGGG GTTTTCATCTGTGGACCCTCACCTCACTGGCTCCTGGTGACTGGCCGCGGAGCTCTGCGTCTGCACCCCATGGGCATTGATGGCCCCATTGACTCCTTTGCTCCTTTCCACAATGTGAACTGCCCCCGTGGTTTCCTGTACTTCAACAGACAG GGGGAGCTGAGGATCAGCgtcctgcctgcctacctgtccTACGATGCCCCATGGCCTGTCAGGAAGATCCCACTCCGATGCACAGCCCACTATGTGGCCTACCATGTGGAATCCAAG GTCTATGCTGTGGCCACTAGTACCAACACACCTTGCACTAGGATCCCACGCATGACTGGCGAGGAAAAAGAATTCGAGGCCATTGAGAGAG ACGACAGATACATCCACCCCCAGCAAGAAGCCTTCTCCATCCAGCTCATCTCCCCGGTCAGCTGGGAGGCCATTCCCAATGCCAG GATCGAGCTAGAGGAATGGGAGCATGTCACGTGCATGAAGACAGTGTCACTGCGCAGTGAGGAGACCGTGTCAGGCCTAAAGGgctatgtggctgctgggacctGCCTCATGCAGGGGGAGGAGGTCACGTGCCGTGGGCGG ATCCTGATCATGGATGTGATTGAAGTGGTGCCTGAGCCTGGGCAGCCCCTGACCAAGAACAAATTCAAGGTCCTGTATGAGAAGGAGCAGAAAGGGCCCGTGACTGCGCTGTGCCACTGCAATGGCCACCTGGTGTCGGCCATTGGCCAAAAA ATCTTCCTGTGGAGCCTGCGGGCTAGCGAGCTGACCGGCATGGCCTTCATCGACACCCAGCTGTACATCCACCAGATGATCAGTGTCAAGAACTTCATCCTGGCAGCAGACGTCATGAAGAGCATCTCACTGCTGCGTTACCAAGAGGAGAGCAAGACGCTGAGCCTGGTGTCCCGG GATGCCAAGCCTTTGGAGGTATACAGCGTGGACTTCATGGTGGACAATGCCCAACTGGGCTTCTTGG TGTCTGACCGAGACCGCAATCTTATGGTGTATATGTATCTGCCAGAAG CCAAAGAGAGTTTTGGGGGCATGCGCCTGCTACGCAGAGCGGATTTCCATGTGGGTGCCCACGTGAATACGTTCTGGAGGACCCCGTGCCGAGGTGCTGCCGAGGGCCCCAGCAAGAAGTCAGTCGTGTGGGAAAACAAGCATATCACATGGTTTG CAACCCTTGACGGTGGCATTGGGCTCCTGCTGCCCATGCAAGAAAAGACATACCGACGCTTGCTGATGCTGCAGAATGCACTGACGACCATGCTACCCCACCACGCTGGCCTCAACCCCCGCGCCTTCCG AATGTTGCACGTAGACCGGCGCATCTTGCAGAATGCTGTGCGCAACGTCCTTGATGGGG
- the Cpsf1 gene encoding cleavage and polyadenylation specificity factor subunit 1 isoform X2, producing MVISLKGGEIYVLTLITDGMRSVRAFHFDKAAASVLTTSMVTMEPGYLFLGSRLGNSLLLKYTEKLQEPPASSVREAADKEEPPSKKKRVEPAVGWTGGKTVPQDEVDEIEVYGSEAQSGTQLATYSFEVCDSMLNIGPCANAAVGEPAFLSEEFQNSPEPDLEIVVCSGYGKNGALSVLQKSIRPQVVTTFELPGCYDMWTVIAPVRKEEEETPKAESTEQEPSAPKAEEDGRRHGFLILSREDSTMILQTGQEIMELDTSGFATQGPTVFAGNIGDNRYIVQVSPLGIRLLEGVNQLHFIPVDLGAPIVQCAVADPYVVIMSAEGHVTMFLLKSDSYGGRHHRLALHKPPLHHQSKVIALCLYRDVSGMFTTESRLGGARDELGGRSGSEAEGLGSETSPTVDDEEEMLYGDSSALFSPSKEEARRSSQPPADRDPAPFKADPTHWCLLVRENGTMEIYQLPDWRLVFLVKNFPVGQRVLVDSSFGQPTTQGEVRKEEATRQGELPLVKEVLLVALGSRQSRPYLLVHVDQELLIYEAFPHDSQLGQGNLKVRFKKVPHNINFREKKPKPSKKKAEGCSTEEGSGGRGRVARFRYFEDIYGYSGVFICGPSPHWLLVTGRGALRLHPMGIDGPIDSFAPFHNVNCPRGFLYFNRQGELRISVLPAYLSYDAPWPVRKIPLRCTAHYVAYHVESKVYAVATSTNTPCTRIPRMTGEEKEFEAIERDDRYIHPQQEAFSIQLISPVSWEAIPNARIELEEWEHVTCMKTVSLRSEETVSGLKGYVAAGTCLMQGEEVTCRGRILIMDVIEVVPEPGQPLTKNKFKVLYEKEQKGPVTALCHCNGHLVSAIGQKIFLWSLRASELTGMAFIDTQLYIHQMISVKNFILAADVMKSISLLRYQEESKTLSLVSRDAKPLEVYSVDFMVDNAQLGFLVSDRDRNLMVYMYLPEAKESFGGMRLLRRADFHVGAHVNTFWRTPCRGAAEGPSKKSVVWENKHITWFATLDGGIGLLLPMQEKTYRRLLMLQNALTTMLPHHAGLNPRAFRMLHVDRRILQNAVRNVLDGELLNRYLYLSTMERSELAKKIGTTPDITGSRLTSNSRMLLWCCTLPSTHFV from the exons ATGGTCATCTCCCTCAAGGGTGGTGAGAT TTATGTGCTGACCCTCATCACTGACGGCATGCGAAGTGTCCGAGCGTTTCACTTTGACAAGGCAGCTGCTAGTGTCCTTACCACCAGT ATGGTCACAATGGAGCCCGGATACCTGTTCCTAGGCTCTCGCCTGGGCAATTCCCTCCTCCTCAAGTACACGGAGAAGCTGCAGGAGCCCCCAGCCAGCTCCGTCCGTGAGGCTGCTGACAAG GAAGAGCCACCCTCAAAGAAGAAGCGAGTGGAGCCTGCAGTGGGCTGGACAG GAGGCAAGACGGTGCCACAGGACGAGGTGGATGAAATTGAAGTTTATGGCAGTGAGGCCCAGTCAGGCACACAGCTGGCTACTTACTCTTTTGAG GTATGTGACAGCATGCTCAACATTGGACCCTGTGCCAACGCTGCTGTGGGCGAGCCTGCCTTCCTCTCTGAAGAG TTCCAGAATAGCCCTGAGCCAGACCTGGAGATTGTGGTTTGTTCCGGCTACGGGAAGAATGGGGCCCTGTCAGTGTTGCAG AAGAGTATCCGGCCCCAGGTGGTGACAACCTTTGAACTTCCTGGCTGCTATGATATGTGGACAGTCATTGCTCCTGTGCGGAAAGAGGAG GAAGAAACCCCCAAAGCAGAGAGCACAGAGCAGGAGCCCAGTGCCCCGAAAGCAGAGGAGGATGGGCGAAGACATGGCTTCCTTATTCTTAGCCGGGAAGACTCAACCATG ATCCTACAGACTGGCCAGGAGATCATGGAGCTGGACACCAGTGGTTTTGCCACTCAGGGTCCTACTGTCTTTGCTGGAAACATTGGGGACAATCGTTACATTGTTCAAGTCTCGCCACTGGGCATTCGCCTGTTGGAAGGCG TGAATCAATTGCACTTCATCCCTGTGGACCTGGGCGCCCCCATCGTGCAGTGTGCCGTGGCTGATCCCTATGTGGTTATCATGAGTGCTGAGGGACACGTTACCATGTTCCTACTCAAGAGCGATTCCTATGGTGGCCGTCATCACCGCCTGGCACTACACAAGCCTCCACTGCATCAT CAGTCCAAGGTGATTGCTCTCTGCCTGTACCGCGATGTCAGTGGCATGTTCACCACTGAGAGCCGCCTGGGTGGGGCCCGTGATGAACTGGGTGGCCGAAGTGGCTCCGAGGCAGAAGGCCTGGGCTCAGAAACGAG CCCCACAGTGGATGATGAGGAAGAGATGCTCTATGGGGACTCCAGTGCCCTCTTCAGTCCCAGCAAAGAGGAGGCCCGTAGGAGCAGCCAGCCACCGGCTGATCGTGACCCTGCACCCTTCAAGGCAGACCCCACTCACTGGTGCCTGCTGGTGCGGGAGAATGGCACCATGGAG ATCTACCAGCTCCCAGACTGGCGGCTGGTATTCCTAGTTAAGAACTTCCCCGTGGGGCAGCGGGTTCTGGTGGACAGTTCATTTGGACAGCCCACTACACAAGGTGAAGTCCGAAAGGAAGAAGCCACACGCCAGGGGGAGCTGCCTTTGGTTAAGGAGGTGTTGTTGGTTGCTCTGGGAAGCCGGCAGAGCAGGCCCTACCTGCTG GTACACGTGGACCAGGAGTTGCTTATCTATGAAGCCTTTCCCCATGACTCTCAGCTTGGCCAGGGAAATCTTAAAGTCCGTTTCAAAAAG GTCCCTCACAATATCAACTTCCGTGAAAAGAAGCCAAAGCCGTCCAAGAAGAAGGCCGAAGGTTGCAGCACTGAGGAGGGATCTGGAGGCCGGGGCCGTGTGGCACGTTTCCGCTACTTTGAGGATATTTATGGCTATTCGGGG GTTTTCATCTGTGGACCCTCACCTCACTGGCTCCTGGTGACTGGCCGCGGAGCTCTGCGTCTGCACCCCATGGGCATTGATGGCCCCATTGACTCCTTTGCTCCTTTCCACAATGTGAACTGCCCCCGTGGTTTCCTGTACTTCAACAGACAG GGGGAGCTGAGGATCAGCgtcctgcctgcctacctgtccTACGATGCCCCATGGCCTGTCAGGAAGATCCCACTCCGATGCACAGCCCACTATGTGGCCTACCATGTGGAATCCAAG GTCTATGCTGTGGCCACTAGTACCAACACACCTTGCACTAGGATCCCACGCATGACTGGCGAGGAAAAAGAATTCGAGGCCATTGAGAGAG ACGACAGATACATCCACCCCCAGCAAGAAGCCTTCTCCATCCAGCTCATCTCCCCGGTCAGCTGGGAGGCCATTCCCAATGCCAG GATCGAGCTAGAGGAATGGGAGCATGTCACGTGCATGAAGACAGTGTCACTGCGCAGTGAGGAGACCGTGTCAGGCCTAAAGGgctatgtggctgctgggacctGCCTCATGCAGGGGGAGGAGGTCACGTGCCGTGGGCGG ATCCTGATCATGGATGTGATTGAAGTGGTGCCTGAGCCTGGGCAGCCCCTGACCAAGAACAAATTCAAGGTCCTGTATGAGAAGGAGCAGAAAGGGCCCGTGACTGCGCTGTGCCACTGCAATGGCCACCTGGTGTCGGCCATTGGCCAAAAA ATCTTCCTGTGGAGCCTGCGGGCTAGCGAGCTGACCGGCATGGCCTTCATCGACACCCAGCTGTACATCCACCAGATGATCAGTGTCAAGAACTTCATCCTGGCAGCAGACGTCATGAAGAGCATCTCACTGCTGCGTTACCAAGAGGAGAGCAAGACGCTGAGCCTGGTGTCCCGG GATGCCAAGCCTTTGGAGGTATACAGCGTGGACTTCATGGTGGACAATGCCCAACTGGGCTTCTTGG TGTCTGACCGAGACCGCAATCTTATGGTGTATATGTATCTGCCAGAAG CCAAAGAGAGTTTTGGGGGCATGCGCCTGCTACGCAGAGCGGATTTCCATGTGGGTGCCCACGTGAATACGTTCTGGAGGACCCCGTGCCGAGGTGCTGCCGAGGGCCCCAGCAAGAAGTCAGTCGTGTGGGAAAACAAGCATATCACATGGTTTG CAACCCTTGACGGTGGCATTGGGCTCCTGCTGCCCATGCAAGAAAAGACATACCGACGCTTGCTGATGCTGCAGAATGCACTGACGACCATGCTACCCCACCACGCTGGCCTCAACCCCCGCGCCTTCCG AATGTTGCACGTAGACCGGCGCATCTTGCAGAATGCTGTGCGCAACGTCCTTGATGGGG